From one Nitrospirota bacterium genomic stretch:
- a CDS encoding homoserine dehydrogenase — translation MKDKIGIGLIGLGTVGSGVADILRRNGELIKRRLGVPVEIVKILRRNPGKPLPAGLSGELIAADIKDIAENHAVDIVVEVMGGQEPAKSYILSAINNGKHVVTANKALLALNGEEIFRAASSGNVDLYFEGSVCGGIPVIKAIREGLAANRIETIYGIVNGTSNYIMTKMTNEGREFSDVLCEAQALGYAEADPSFDVEGIDAAHKLAILASIAYGTPVSFKDIYTEGISGILPVDISYAKEFNYRIKLLAISKMRADDSIEVRVHPTLVPWNHLIATVDDAFNAVYINGDSAGPTLLYGRGAGSLPTGSAVVADIIDISRNILNGGCGKIPPASFKEEMRSLLRILSIDDITSMYYFRFTVVDKPGVLSAISGILGEHNISIESVIQKGRKEGCNVPLVMMTHVACERDVRNALDKIDRLSYVTEKTVMIRVEDGN, via the coding sequence ATGAAAGATAAGATTGGCATAGGTCTTATAGGTCTTGGTACAGTCGGATCCGGCGTGGCAGACATACTCCGCAGGAATGGAGAACTGATCAAACGCAGATTAGGCGTACCTGTTGAAATAGTGAAGATACTTCGCAGGAATCCGGGGAAACCTTTGCCTGCAGGTCTATCAGGAGAACTGATAGCTGCAGATATAAAAGATATTGCAGAGAATCATGCCGTTGACATTGTCGTTGAGGTGATGGGGGGACAGGAACCCGCTAAAAGTTATATCCTATCAGCGATCAATAATGGAAAACATGTTGTAACTGCCAATAAGGCGCTTCTTGCATTGAACGGAGAAGAGATATTCCGTGCAGCGTCATCAGGGAATGTTGACCTCTATTTCGAAGGTAGTGTATGCGGCGGGATACCTGTTATTAAGGCCATACGTGAGGGGCTGGCTGCTAACAGGATTGAGACAATTTACGGGATTGTAAACGGGACGTCAAATTATATAATGACTAAGATGACCAACGAGGGGAGAGAGTTTAGTGATGTATTATGTGAAGCGCAGGCCCTCGGATATGCAGAGGCAGATCCTTCTTTTGATGTCGAAGGCATAGATGCAGCCCACAAGCTTGCCATCCTTGCATCTATTGCATATGGTACTCCTGTAAGTTTTAAGGATATATACACTGAAGGGATCTCCGGCATCTTACCTGTAGATATCAGCTATGCAAAAGAGTTTAATTACAGGATTAAACTGCTCGCAATTTCAAAGATGAGGGCTGATGACAGCATTGAGGTCAGGGTACACCCGACCTTAGTCCCCTGGAATCATCTTATTGCGACGGTTGATGACGCCTTTAATGCAGTCTATATAAACGGAGATTCTGCCGGCCCCACACTTCTTTACGGCAGGGGGGCCGGGAGTCTGCCGACAGGAAGCGCAGTAGTGGCTGACATAATTGATATCTCAAGGAATATTCTGAACGGCGGATGTGGGAAGATACCTCCGGCGTCATTTAAGGAAGAGATGAGGTCCCTGCTGAGGATTCTGAGTATTGATGATATTACGTCTATGTATTACTTCCGGTTCACTGTTGTAGATAAGCCGGGGGTCTTGTCTGCAATATCAGGGATCCTCGGGGAACATAATATCAGTATTGAATCAGTCATACAGAAGGGAAGGAAAGAAGGCTGTAATGTTCCGCTGGTGATGATGACCCATGTGGCATGTGAACGCGACGTAAGAAACGCACTTGATAAGATTGACCGTTTATCATATGTAACTGAGAAGACTGTAATGATAAGGGTTGAGGATGGTAACTGA
- a CDS encoding threonine synthase, with amino-acid sequence MLWKGVIEQYREYLSVSEKTPVITLNEGNTPLIECKNLTKAINPDISIYLKFEGANPTGSFKDRGMTMAISKAVEDGAHAVICASTGNTSASAAAYGARAGIKVFVLIPEGKIAMGKLAQAMIHQASVIQIEGNFDEALSIVKGVAKEYPVTIVNSINPFRLEGQKTAAFEVCDQLTGYPDYHFLPVGNAGNISAYWMGYKEFYKLGKINGLPKMIGFQAAGSAPIVLGHVVEQPLTIATAIRIGNPASWKMAVDAASESHGAIDMVTDEEILEAYGMLASLEGVFCEAASAASIAGVIKKNKEGLFLGGERVVCTLTGHGLKDTEMAISRSAVPVTVKADKGEVLRVLGY; translated from the coding sequence ATGCTTTGGAAAGGTGTGATCGAACAGTACAGGGAATATTTATCTGTGTCAGAAAAGACACCGGTTATTACTTTGAATGAAGGTAATACACCGCTTATTGAATGTAAGAATCTTACAAAGGCTATCAATCCTGATATATCCATATATTTGAAGTTCGAAGGGGCTAATCCAACCGGTTCTTTCAAAGACCGCGGTATGACCATGGCTATCTCGAAGGCAGTTGAGGACGGCGCCCATGCGGTAATTTGTGCCTCAACAGGCAACACCTCTGCCTCGGCAGCAGCCTATGGGGCACGTGCAGGTATCAAGGTGTTTGTACTGATACCTGAAGGAAAGATTGCTATGGGGAAGCTGGCTCAGGCAATGATCCATCAGGCCAGCGTTATTCAGATAGAAGGGAATTTTGATGAGGCGCTATCAATAGTAAAGGGTGTGGCAAAGGAATATCCGGTGACCATAGTCAATTCGATAAATCCATTCAGGTTGGAAGGTCAGAAGACTGCAGCCTTTGAAGTTTGCGATCAGCTGACCGGATATCCTGATTACCATTTTCTCCCGGTTGGAAATGCCGGGAATATAAGCGCATACTGGATGGGTTATAAGGAGTTTTATAAGTTAGGTAAGATAAACGGCCTGCCAAAGATGATCGGTTTTCAGGCAGCAGGTTCTGCTCCGATTGTCTTAGGCCATGTAGTGGAACAACCACTAACAATAGCTACGGCAATCAGGATAGGGAATCCGGCGAGCTGGAAGATGGCTGTTGATGCTGCAAGTGAGTCGCATGGCGCTATTGACATGGTTACTGATGAAGAGATCCTTGAGGCATACGGCATGCTCGCCTCACTCGAGGGGGTCTTTTGTGAGGCTGCGTCAGCGGCATCAATTGCAGGGGTTATAAAGAAGAATAAAGAGGGCCTGTTTTTAGGAGGGGAAAGGGTGGTCTGTACGCTTACCGGGCATGGACTCAAGGATACCGAGATGGCAATAAGCAGATCAGCGGTCCCGGTTACTGTGAAGGCGGATAAAGGAGAGGTGTTGCGGGTTTTAGGCTATTAA
- a CDS encoding cofactor-independent phosphoglycerate mutase, giving the protein MKYIVLVGDGMGDYPVPELGNRTPLQAANKPNMDRLAKNGVLGRVRLAPDGFYPGSDVTQLSILGYDPAVYYTGRSPLEAASIGVSLAADDVAYRCNLVTLTRGGEYISSNISGDVVMEDYSGGHIGSEEARELILSLDKELGSDVFRFYPGMSYRHLFVWKGGETDVKCTPPHDFTCKPLSGRLPDGKGIDVLNEIMEKALHILSSHPVNKIRRDRGEKPANGIWLWGQGKAPMLKTFLEKYGLHGSMIAAVDLMRGIGKYAGFDIVDVPGATGYLDTNFKGKAEYALTELETKDVVYIHVEAPDEAGHNGDVAGKVKAIEDLDEKVVGTVLNGMKDMGPFRILILCDHWTPVSIRTHTAEPVPFILYDSGEGMKSGRCYDEVNASASGVFVEDGTTLIDRLVEK; this is encoded by the coding sequence ATGAAATATATAGTTCTCGTTGGTGATGGCATGGGTGATTATCCTGTCCCGGAGCTTGGCAACAGGACGCCGCTTCAGGCTGCAAATAAGCCCAATATGGACCGGCTTGCAAAAAATGGCGTGTTGGGCCGCGTAAGGCTTGCGCCGGACGGATTTTATCCAGGTAGTGATGTTACACAGTTAAGCATTCTCGGTTATGACCCGGCAGTCTATTATACCGGACGATCACCTCTCGAAGCGGCAAGCATAGGTGTATCGCTGGCTGCGGATGATGTTGCCTATAGATGCAATCTTGTCACACTTACCCGGGGCGGCGAATACATATCATCAAATATCTCCGGCGATGTTGTTATGGAGGACTACAGCGGCGGACATATTGGTTCTGAAGAGGCACGGGAACTTATATTGAGTCTTGATAAGGAATTGGGCAGTGATGTCTTCAGGTTTTATCCTGGTATGAGCTACAGACACCTGTTTGTGTGGAAAGGTGGAGAGACCGATGTAAAGTGCACTCCACCCCATGATTTCACCTGTAAACCGCTTTCAGGCAGGCTTCCTGATGGTAAAGGTATTGATGTCCTGAATGAAATCATGGAAAAGGCGCTTCATATTCTATCATCTCATCCAGTGAACAAAATAAGGCGTGACAGGGGTGAAAAACCTGCAAACGGCATCTGGCTTTGGGGACAGGGTAAGGCGCCAATGTTAAAGACGTTCCTTGAAAAATACGGACTTCATGGATCAATGATAGCGGCGGTTGATCTGATGAGGGGAATAGGGAAATATGCAGGCTTTGATATAGTTGATGTACCCGGTGCAACAGGATATCTTGATACCAATTTCAAGGGTAAAGCGGAATATGCGTTAACAGAGCTTGAGACCAAGGACGTTGTCTATATTCATGTTGAGGCGCCGGATGAGGCTGGACACAATGGAGATGTAGCAGGGAAGGTGAAGGCGATAGAAGACCTGGATGAAAAGGTTGTTGGAACAGTTTTGAACGGGATGAAGGATATGGGTCCTTTCAGGATTCTTATCCTTTGTGATCACTGGACGCCGGTCAGTATCAGGACACACACGGCAGAGCCAGTTCCGTTTATTCTTTATGACAGCGGGGAAGGTATGAAGTCAGGCAGGTGTTACGATGAGGTCAATGCGTCTGCCAGCGGAGTGTTTGTAGAGGATGGTACAACTCTAATAGACAGGCTGGTTGAGAAGTAA
- a CDS encoding aminotransferase class I/II-fold pyridoxal phosphate-dependent enzyme produces the protein MREFTRIKRLPPYVFSIVTAMKIEARRKGEDIIDLGMGNPDLASPEHVVDKLCEAARNPRNHRYSASKGITRLRTAMVDWYKRRYNVELDPDEEVVVTIGAKEGISHLALAIINPGDVVMVPSPTYPIHPYSVILVGGQVKNIPLRDDSDFFEDMCNTYKQMNPRPKMLIISFPHNPTTAVVDIGFFKKLVDFATENDIMVVHDLAYADIVFDGYTAPSFLQVPGAKDIGVEFYSVSKSYNMPGWRIGFCVGNREMVGALTKIKSYLDYGVFQPIQIAGILALNGPQDCVQEIVDTYRKRRDALIGGLERVGWNIKKPLGTMFVWAKIPEQFRHLGSLEFSKLLLTDAKVAVSPGIGFGEYGDEYVRFALVENELRIKQAVQGIKKVLCK, from the coding sequence ATGCGCGAATTTACAAGGATAAAGAGACTTCCGCCGTATGTGTTCAGTATCGTTACTGCAATGAAGATTGAGGCCCGCAGAAAGGGAGAAGATATCATTGATCTCGGGATGGGTAATCCGGATCTTGCGAGCCCGGAACACGTGGTTGATAAATTGTGTGAGGCCGCGAGGAATCCACGGAATCACAGGTATTCTGCATCAAAGGGTATAACCAGACTCAGGACAGCTATGGTTGACTGGTATAAACGCCGCTACAATGTTGAACTTGATCCTGATGAGGAGGTTGTTGTTACCATAGGTGCCAAAGAAGGCATCTCTCACCTGGCCCTTGCAATAATAAATCCGGGTGATGTGGTAATGGTGCCGAGTCCGACATATCCAATACATCCCTACAGCGTGATACTTGTAGGTGGTCAGGTTAAAAATATTCCACTACGTGATGATTCTGATTTTTTTGAAGATATGTGTAATACATACAAGCAGATGAATCCCCGTCCGAAGATGCTGATAATATCATTTCCACATAATCCAACCACGGCTGTAGTTGATATAGGTTTTTTTAAAAAACTTGTAGACTTTGCAACAGAAAACGACATTATGGTAGTCCACGATCTGGCATATGCAGACATTGTATTTGACGGATATACTGCACCAAGTTTTCTTCAGGTGCCTGGCGCCAAAGATATCGGTGTTGAATTCTATTCAGTGTCCAAGAGCTACAATATGCCGGGATGGAGGATTGGTTTCTGTGTAGGTAACAGGGAAATGGTAGGGGCACTCACAAAGATAAAGAGTTATCTTGATTATGGTGTGTTTCAGCCAATTCAAATTGCCGGAATATTAGCACTTAACGGTCCGCAGGATTGTGTACAGGAGATAGTTGATACATACAGGAAAAGGCGGGATGCGCTTATAGGCGGGCTGGAGCGGGTTGGATGGAATATTAAGAAGCCTCTGGGAACTATGTTCGTATGGGCAAAGATACCTGAGCAATTCAGGCATCTCGGTTCACTCGAGTTCTCAAAGTTGTTGTTGACAGATGCAAAGGTTGCAGTTTCTCCCGGTATAGGTTTTGGTGAATATGGCGATGAGTATGTCAGGTTTGCACTCGTTGAGAATGAACTGCGTATAAAACAGGCTGTGCAGGGGATAAAGAAGGTGTTGTGTAAATAA
- the typA gene encoding translational GTPase TypA: MQDQIRNIAIIAHVDHGKTTLVDGMLRQAGIFRSNERVQERVMDNIDLERERGITIMAKNTAVEYKGVKINIVDTPGHADFGGEVERTLKMVDGVLLLVDASEGPLPQTRFVLKKALELKLLPLLVINKIDRPDARIQEVLNEVYDLFIDLDATEEQLDFPIVYTIAKTGIAKINLDDDSETLQPLFDLILNTIPPPKGDPNGVLQILVTNIDYNDYVGRLAIGRVFSGTINTGQQVAVIDAKGSANKTKITSMYTFQGLERNDAKEASAGDIVAIAGIEGINIGDTITDAEKPAPLPRIIVDEPTISMVFAVNTSPFSGREGKLVTSRNLRERLEKELLYNVAIRVEFDKTDSFRVMGRGELQLSILIEMMRREGYELSVSMPETITREIDGVLQEPMEHLVIDVPEEFIGVVTQQIGMRKGKMQKMQNNGHGRVRLEFRIPSRGLIGFRSQFLSDTKGTGLLNHLFDGYEAWHGPMTKRQTGALVSDRQGTTTIYALFHLQPRGSIFISENTHVYEGMIIGENSRDNDLDVNAVREKKQTNMRASSADDNIQLIPPKLLNLEQALDFIKEDELVEVTPLSIRLRKKILEANKRPKVWKE; the protein is encoded by the coding sequence ATGCAGGATCAAATCAGAAACATAGCAATCATCGCCCATGTTGACCATGGCAAGACAACCCTCGTTGACGGGATGCTCAGACAGGCTGGAATCTTCCGCTCCAATGAAAGGGTGCAGGAAAGGGTCATGGACAATATTGACCTTGAACGTGAACGCGGCATAACTATTATGGCAAAGAATACCGCCGTTGAATATAAAGGTGTTAAGATAAATATAGTAGACACACCCGGCCATGCTGATTTCGGCGGAGAGGTTGAAAGGACGCTCAAGATGGTTGACGGAGTACTCCTCCTTGTTGATGCATCTGAGGGGCCGCTTCCTCAGACACGGTTTGTGCTGAAGAAGGCGCTTGAGCTTAAACTCCTGCCGCTTCTTGTAATAAACAAGATTGACAGGCCTGACGCAAGGATTCAGGAGGTCTTGAACGAGGTATATGATCTATTCATTGACCTTGATGCAACGGAAGAACAGCTTGATTTTCCCATTGTCTATACCATTGCCAAGACGGGAATAGCTAAAATCAATCTTGATGATGATTCTGAAACCCTTCAGCCGCTATTTGACCTCATACTTAATACAATACCACCTCCGAAGGGTGACCCAAACGGGGTCTTACAGATTCTTGTCACAAACATTGACTATAATGATTATGTTGGAAGGCTTGCCATCGGAAGGGTATTTTCAGGGACAATAAACACCGGTCAGCAGGTTGCAGTCATTGATGCCAAGGGAAGCGCCAACAAAACAAAGATCACCTCCATGTATACATTTCAGGGACTTGAGCGGAATGACGCAAAAGAGGCGTCAGCAGGAGATATCGTTGCGATTGCAGGAATAGAGGGGATAAATATCGGAGATACTATCACTGATGCAGAGAAACCAGCTCCCCTGCCGAGAATAATCGTTGATGAACCGACCATCTCCATGGTCTTCGCAGTAAACACATCACCTTTTTCAGGACGCGAAGGAAAGTTAGTCACATCTCGTAATCTAAGGGAGAGGCTTGAGAAGGAGCTTCTCTACAATGTTGCCATCAGGGTCGAGTTTGACAAAACAGACTCATTCAGGGTAATGGGGCGCGGTGAATTACAGCTTTCCATTCTGATCGAGATGATGAGACGCGAAGGATATGAGCTATCAGTATCAATGCCTGAGACGATTACAAGAGAGATAGACGGCGTCCTTCAGGAACCTATGGAACACCTTGTTATTGATGTGCCGGAGGAGTTTATCGGTGTCGTTACCCAGCAGATCGGGATGAGAAAAGGCAAGATGCAGAAGATGCAGAACAACGGCCACGGACGGGTGAGGCTTGAGTTCCGGATACCGTCAAGGGGACTGATAGGCTTCAGGTCACAGTTCCTGTCAGACACTAAAGGCACCGGACTATTAAACCACCTCTTTGATGGATATGAGGCATGGCATGGTCCTATGACAAAGAGACAGACAGGTGCCCTCGTTTCAGACAGACAGGGGACTACCACCATCTATGCACTCTTTCACCTCCAGCCCAGGGGGTCAATTTTCATAAGTGAGAACACACATGTTTATGAAGGCATGATCATAGGTGAGAACTCAAGGGACAATGACCTTGATGTAAACGCAGTCAGGGAGAAGAAGCAGACCAACATGCGCGCTTCAAGCGCAGACGACAACATCCAGCTCATACCACCAAAGCTGCTAAACCTTGAGCAGGCACTGGATTTCATCAAGGAAGACGAGCTTGTGGAAGTCACCCCTCTGTCAATCAGGCTCAGGAAGAAGATATTAGAGGCTAATAAGAGACCTAAGGTGTGGAAGGAATAG
- a CDS encoding citramalate synthase codes for MKNIELYDTTLRDGAQAEDVSFSLEDKLRIVEQLDNFGIHYIEGGFPGANPKDTKFFQEVKLIKLKKSRIVAFGSTRKVSNKAKGDPNIDALLNAETSHVAVVGKSWDFHVTEALGVTLKQNLDMIADSIVYLKSKGKFVFFDAEHYFDGYKANPEYALETLKSSIRAGADSVVLCDTNGGTLPDELIRIIRSTRRECKTVMGIHCHNDSDLAVANSIIAAGAGIKYIQGTINGLGERCGNANLCSIIPNLKLKLGVDCLSDEQLKQLRNVSHFVSEIANIKPDRHQPYVGDSAFTHKGGLHVHAVRKKATTYEHVNPDDVGNIRRTLVSDYSGISTIVQKAGDYGITIKPDDRPKLNEVLKVLKEMEDRGYQFEGAEGSFELLMKKALNLHTRFFNLIGFRILVAKRREDEPPISEATIMLNVNGETEHTAAVGNGPVNALDNALRKALEKFYPSLRTVSMLDYKVRVLTGMNGTASRVRVLIESGDNDRKWGTVGVSENIIEASWQALADSIEFKLLKDSEQSGEKD; via the coding sequence GTGAAAAATATTGAATTATACGACACTACACTGCGTGATGGTGCACAGGCCGAAGATGTCTCATTCTCCCTTGAAGACAAGTTAAGGATAGTTGAACAGCTTGATAATTTCGGTATACATTACATCGAAGGCGGTTTTCCGGGGGCAAATCCCAAGGATACAAAGTTTTTCCAGGAAGTAAAATTAATCAAGCTGAAGAAGTCCAGAATTGTTGCCTTCGGCAGTACCCGCAAGGTATCGAACAAGGCAAAGGGCGACCCCAATATTGATGCCCTTCTAAATGCAGAGACAAGTCATGTTGCTGTAGTAGGCAAGAGCTGGGACTTTCATGTAACAGAAGCGCTTGGTGTCACTTTAAAGCAGAATCTCGATATGATTGCCGATTCCATTGTGTATCTGAAGTCAAAAGGTAAGTTCGTATTTTTTGATGCAGAGCATTATTTTGATGGATATAAAGCAAATCCTGAATATGCATTAGAGACATTGAAGTCATCCATCCGGGCTGGTGCGGACAGCGTTGTCTTATGTGATACAAATGGCGGTACCCTGCCGGATGAACTAATCAGGATAATAAGAAGCACCCGTCGTGAATGCAAGACAGTTATGGGAATACATTGTCATAATGATTCTGATCTCGCAGTGGCCAACTCAATTATAGCAGCCGGTGCCGGAATAAAATATATACAGGGAACGATTAACGGACTTGGTGAGAGATGCGGAAATGCAAATCTCTGCTCAATCATACCAAACTTGAAGCTAAAACTTGGCGTAGATTGTTTGTCAGATGAGCAACTGAAACAACTGCGTAATGTATCACATTTTGTTAGCGAGATAGCAAATATCAAACCAGACAGGCATCAGCCATATGTCGGGGATAGTGCATTCACTCACAAAGGTGGTCTGCATGTTCATGCGGTCAGGAAAAAAGCAACGACCTATGAACATGTAAACCCCGATGATGTCGGCAATATCAGGAGGACACTGGTTTCTGATTATTCCGGTATCAGTACAATTGTTCAAAAGGCCGGCGATTATGGGATTACTATAAAACCGGATGACCGGCCAAAACTGAATGAGGTATTAAAGGTATTAAAAGAGATGGAAGACCGCGGCTATCAGTTTGAAGGCGCTGAGGGATCGTTTGAGTTGTTGATGAAGAAGGCGCTTAATCTGCATACAAGATTTTTTAATCTGATCGGCTTCAGGATTCTCGTTGCGAAAAGACGTGAAGATGAACCGCCAATCTCAGAGGCTACAATAATGTTGAATGTTAATGGTGAGACAGAACATACGGCAGCCGTTGGCAACGGGCCGGTTAATGCACTGGATAATGCCCTCAGGAAGGCACTCGAGAAATTTTATCCATCCCTGAGGACTGTCTCTATGCTGGATTACAAGGTGAGGGTACTCACAGGTATGAATGGAACCGCATCCAGAGTTCGTGTGCTGATTGAGTCAGGCGATAATGACAGGAAGTGGGGTACAGTGGGTGTCTCAGAAAACATCATAGAGGCGAGCTGGCAGGCCCTGGCAGACAGTATCGAATTCAAACTCCTTAAAGATAGTGAGCAGTCAGGAGAAAAGGACTGA
- a CDS encoding aspartate kinase — MLIVQKYGGTSVGSIERIRNVASKVAKTRDAGHEVVVVVSAMSGETDRLVALAHEITDSPVEREMDLLLSSGERVTIALLAITLNSMGYPSKAFTGRQVGIITDSIHTKARIERVGAERVRDALNHGIIPVVAGFQGISEESDVTTLGRGGSDLTAVAIAAALKADLCDIYTDVDGVYTADPNVVVEARRLDKISYEEMLELASLGAKVLQNRSVEYAAKYSVRLRVVSSFKEGSGTVLAEEDEDMEKVAVSGVTCDRNQVKVTIVGVPDKPGIAGKIFGAISDANIVVDMIIQNVSQESLTDISFTVPRADVTRTRELMTHLIKDIGAKELAIKEDIAKVSIVGVGMRSHSGVAARMFSTLADESINIMMISTSEIKISCVIDAKYAELAVRALHRVFELGK; from the coding sequence ATGCTTATAGTCCAGAAATATGGCGGTACCTCCGTTGGCAGCATTGAGCGGATAAGGAATGTAGCCTCTAAGGTTGCAAAGACACGGGATGCGGGCCATGAGGTAGTTGTAGTCGTGTCTGCAATGAGCGGGGAGACAGACAGGCTGGTTGCACTTGCCCATGAAATTACAGATTCACCTGTGGAAAGGGAGATGGACCTGCTCCTTTCATCGGGTGAGCGTGTGACTATTGCCCTGCTTGCAATAACATTGAACAGCATGGGTTATCCATCCAAGGCATTTACAGGACGTCAGGTTGGCATTATAACAGACAGTATTCATACAAAGGCAAGGATTGAGCGGGTTGGCGCTGAAAGGGTTCGTGACGCGTTAAATCATGGTATAATACCAGTTGTAGCCGGTTTTCAGGGTATTAGTGAGGAATCAGATGTTACCACACTTGGAAGAGGCGGGTCTGATCTTACAGCGGTGGCCATTGCAGCGGCTCTTAAGGCTGACCTGTGTGACATTTATACCGATGTTGACGGGGTATACACTGCTGACCCGAATGTTGTAGTTGAGGCAAGGCGTCTTGATAAAATATCGTATGAAGAGATGCTTGAGCTTGCCAGTCTCGGTGCCAAGGTCCTGCAGAACAGGTCTGTGGAATATGCGGCAAAATATAGTGTAAGGCTGCGTGTAGTGTCTTCATTTAAAGAGGGTAGTGGTACAGTGCTGGCAGAGGAGGATGAAGATATGGAAAAGGTAGCTGTCTCAGGTGTTACATGTGACAGAAATCAGGTTAAGGTTACTATAGTTGGAGTCCCTGATAAGCCCGGTATCGCAGGAAAGATATTCGGGGCAATCTCTGATGCCAATATAGTTGTTGATATGATAATTCAGAATGTGAGTCAGGAGTCTCTGACTGACATATCATTTACAGTCCCGCGTGCAGATGTTACCAGGACGAGAGAATTAATGACGCACCTCATCAAAGATATTGGCGCTAAGGAGCTTGCTATAAAAGAGGACATTGCCAAGGTCTCAATTGTAGGAGTAGGGATGAGATCTCACTCCGGTGTTGCCGCGAGGATGTTCAGTACATTGGCGGATGAAAGTATTAATATAATGATGATCAGCACATCTGAGATAAAAATTTCCTGCGTGATAGATGCAAAGTATGCAGAGCTGGCAGTGAGGGCATTGCACAGGGTATTTGAATTGGGAAAATGA
- a CDS encoding SoxR reducing system RseC family protein translates to MDDGMIEEGIVLSVSDGMARVRAVRGSSCGGCASRSMCKPSESSDVIIEAKNEIGAHVGERVEVVVGAKTFLKASFISYMMPLITFFIGAIIGKYIAGSDVWAAIAGMFTMLICFYGVWLYNKKLQRGSKYHPVIKTVLSP, encoded by the coding sequence ATGGACGACGGCATGATTGAAGAAGGCATTGTTTTATCTGTATCCGATGGAATGGCAAGGGTCCGTGCTGTCAGAGGGAGTTCCTGCGGCGGATGCGCATCCCGTTCTATGTGTAAACCGTCCGAGTCCTCTGATGTTATTATAGAGGCAAAAAATGAAATTGGCGCACATGTAGGCGAGAGGGTAGAGGTTGTTGTAGGAGCGAAGACTTTCTTAAAGGCGTCCTTTATTTCTTATATGATGCCGCTGATAACTTTTTTTATAGGCGCTATCATTGGGAAGTATATTGCCGGGTCCGATGTCTGGGCGGCGATTGCTGGAATGTTTACCATGCTCATCTGTTTTTATGGTGTATGGCTGTATAATAAAAAACTGCAGCGAGGGAGTAAATACCACCCGGTAATTAAAACAGTCTTATCTCCTTGA